A section of the Metabacillus endolithicus genome encodes:
- the galE gene encoding UDP-glucose 4-epimerase GalE produces MAILVCGGAGYIGSHAVSELLDRKEEVVVVDNLQKGHLPAVLEGATFYNGDLKDEEFLKNVFKQNEIEAVIHFAADSLVGESVEKPLQYYENNVYGTMCLLKVMIEFNVKKIVFSSTAATYGEAENIPIIENDPTVPTNPYGETKLAVEKMLKWSEQAYGLKYVVLRYFNVAGAHMEGKLGEDHDPETHLIPIILQVALGNREKIMIFGDDYQTEDGTCIRDYIHVTDLADAHILAIEKLRKDNTSATYNLGNGNGFSVKQVIETARTVTGHPIPAEVAPRRAGDPAVLIASSEKAINELGWKPKYADLHTMIESAWNWFQKHPEVYQK; encoded by the coding sequence ATGGCAATCTTAGTATGTGGTGGAGCAGGCTATATTGGAAGTCACGCAGTATCAGAGCTTTTAGATCGAAAAGAAGAGGTTGTTGTTGTTGATAATCTTCAAAAAGGACATCTTCCAGCTGTTTTAGAGGGAGCCACTTTTTATAACGGTGATTTAAAAGATGAAGAGTTTTTAAAAAATGTGTTCAAACAAAATGAAATTGAAGCTGTTATTCATTTCGCTGCTGACTCATTAGTAGGTGAAAGTGTTGAAAAGCCTCTTCAATACTATGAAAACAATGTGTATGGAACAATGTGTCTACTGAAAGTGATGATAGAGTTTAACGTAAAGAAAATTGTTTTTTCTTCAACAGCTGCAACATATGGCGAAGCAGAGAATATTCCAATTATCGAAAATGACCCAACCGTTCCGACAAACCCTTATGGAGAAACAAAGCTTGCCGTTGAGAAAATGCTGAAATGGAGTGAGCAGGCTTACGGATTAAAATACGTCGTTCTTCGTTATTTCAACGTAGCTGGTGCTCATATGGAAGGAAAGCTTGGCGAAGATCATGATCCGGAAACACATTTAATTCCGATTATTTTACAAGTGGCTTTAGGTAACCGCGAGAAAATTATGATCTTTGGTGATGATTATCAAACAGAGGATGGAACATGTATCCGCGACTATATCCACGTAACAGACCTAGCTGATGCACATATTTTAGCGATTGAAAAGCTGCGTAAGGACAACACAAGTGCAACATATAACCTTGGGAATGGCAATGGGTTTTCGGTTAAACAGGTAATCGAGACAGCAAGAACTGTTACAGGTCATCCTATTCCTGCGGAGGTAGCACCACGCCGAGCAGGTGATCCGGCTGTTTTAATTGCTTCATCTGAAAAAGCCATTAATGAATTAGGCTGGAAGCCGAAATATGCAGATCTTCACACGATGATTGAAAGTGCGTGGAATTGGTTTCAAAAACATCCAGAGGTTTATCAAAAATAA
- a CDS encoding AraC family transcriptional regulator, with translation MNKKTGAIAFRFNDPNVNQVAQIWSVGWEEQESTIYNWSGIERKDQEKYIFQYTLSGQGEINIDGKVHQLKAGHAFIVSSPGHYHYYLPEYSTKWEFLYVTLYGNEAKKCWEHVKRKGNQVVRFHPEAAPVKLVKQMYDDARERKITNAYQGSSISYQFIMELYLALSNVDKLMEDWSEGIISAALFARNYYQDEIGAEEMAEASKLSKYHFTRLFKQETGVTPIQYLTNIRLQKAIELLQHTKYSVEEIAQLVGYKNANYLNKITRKLTGKSPGQIRQGE, from the coding sequence ATGAATAAGAAAACGGGTGCAATTGCTTTTCGTTTCAATGACCCTAATGTGAATCAGGTGGCACAAATATGGTCAGTTGGCTGGGAAGAACAAGAGTCTACGATTTATAATTGGAGTGGCATTGAGCGGAAAGACCAAGAAAAATATATTTTTCAATATACCTTGTCAGGACAAGGAGAAATAAATATAGACGGTAAGGTACATCAGCTGAAGGCTGGCCATGCCTTTATTGTCAGCAGCCCGGGTCATTATCATTACTATTTGCCCGAGTATTCAACAAAATGGGAGTTTTTATATGTAACTCTATATGGGAATGAAGCAAAGAAATGCTGGGAGCACGTTAAGAGGAAGGGCAACCAAGTTGTTCGTTTTCACCCTGAAGCTGCTCCGGTTAAGCTTGTTAAACAAATGTATGATGATGCTCGTGAACGAAAAATTACCAATGCCTATCAGGGCTCAAGTATTTCCTATCAGTTTATTATGGAGTTATACTTGGCTTTATCAAATGTGGATAAATTAATGGAGGATTGGTCAGAAGGGATAATTAGTGCCGCTTTGTTTGCAAGAAATTACTATCAGGATGAAATTGGTGCTGAAGAAATGGCAGAAGCCTCAAAATTATCAAAATATCATTTTACAAGATTGTTTAAGCAAGAAACTGGGGTTACCCCGATTCAGTATTTAACAAATATCCGCTTGCAAAAAGCAATTGAGCTTTTGCAGCATACAAAGTACTCTGTTGAAGAAATTGCTCAATTAGTAGGCTATAAGAATGCGAATTATTTGAATAAGATTACGCGTAAATTAACAGGTAAATCTCCTGGGCAGATTCGGCAGGGGGAATAG
- the hemQ gene encoding hydrogen peroxide-dependent heme synthase yields the protein MSEAAQTLDGWYCLHDFRTVDWSAWKLLSNDEREAAINEFLGLLEKWGVAQDAEQGSHALYSITGQKADFMMMILRPTMEELTEIELEFNKTTLAEFTIPAYSYVSVVELSNYLAGESNEDPYQNPHVRARLYPKLPEAKYACFYPMDKRRQGNDNWYMLSMEERRDMMKSHGLIGRSYAGKVKQIITGSVGFDDYEWGVTLFAEDVLQFKKLVYEMRFDEVSARYGEFGSFFVGNILSTSKLNDYFSV from the coding sequence ATGAGTGAAGCAGCACAAACCTTGGATGGCTGGTATTGTTTACATGATTTCCGTACTGTTGATTGGTCTGCTTGGAAGCTGTTATCTAATGATGAGCGCGAGGCTGCCATCAATGAGTTTTTAGGTTTACTAGAAAAATGGGGCGTTGCCCAAGATGCGGAGCAAGGAAGTCATGCTCTTTATTCCATTACTGGTCAAAAAGCAGATTTCATGATGATGATTCTACGTCCAACAATGGAAGAGCTAACTGAAATTGAGCTTGAGTTTAATAAAACAACGCTTGCTGAATTTACGATTCCTGCTTATTCTTATGTTTCTGTTGTTGAGCTAAGTAATTACTTAGCTGGTGAAAGCAATGAAGATCCTTATCAAAATCCACATGTTCGTGCTCGTCTTTATCCAAAACTACCAGAAGCAAAATATGCTTGTTTCTATCCTATGGATAAGCGCCGTCAAGGCAATGACAACTGGTATATGCTTTCAATGGAAGAGCGTCGCGATATGATGAAAAGCCACGGCTTAATTGGTCGTTCTTACGCTGGTAAAGTAAAGCAAATCATCACAGGCTCTGTGGGCTTTGATGATTATGAGTGGGGAGTTACTCTTTTCGCTGAAGATGTTCTTCAATTCAAAAAGCTTGTTTATGAAATGAGATTTGATGAAGTTAGTGCTCGTTACGGTGAGTTTGGTTCTTTCTTCGTTGGAAACATCTTAAGTACTTCTAAATTAAATGATTATTTTTCGGTTTAA
- a CDS encoding uracil-DNA glycosylase, whose translation MKETPINCIKCKHFYVTWDTRFPNGCRAYGFKSAARPAITVKKSSGMACLKYEQKAIKA comes from the coding sequence ATGAAGGAAACACCAATAAACTGTATAAAGTGTAAGCATTTTTATGTTACTTGGGATACGCGGTTTCCGAACGGCTGTCGAGCTTACGGATTTAAATCAGCAGCCAGGCCTGCCATCACGGTTAAAAAATCATCTGGTATGGCATGTTTAAAATATGAACAAAAAGCAATTAAGGCTTAG
- a CDS encoding YwdI family protein yields the protein MNIPVSKLLSKMEAELIKAKNSSSTKEVREKVAVIQSLCEIILDEKSEVSVQPLSSPSSSEISQLELQKMMGNMSTVVKNPTSERPVKEEDANGDSLFDF from the coding sequence GTGAACATACCTGTATCAAAACTATTAAGTAAAATGGAAGCTGAGTTAATAAAGGCAAAAAACAGCTCATCGACTAAAGAAGTACGTGAAAAAGTAGCCGTCATTCAATCATTATGTGAAATCATTCTTGATGAAAAATCAGAAGTATCAGTTCAACCATTATCATCACCATCATCAAGTGAAATTAGCCAATTAGAGCTTCAAAAAATGATGGGAAATATGTCAACGGTTGTTAAAAATCCTACAAGTGAAAGACCGGTTAAAGAAGAAGATGCTAACGGTGATTCGCTTTTCGACTTTTAA
- a CDS encoding DUF5050 domain-containing protein produces the protein MRQKWILIVFTIISLLLLVGSILFQFLKEEDPYQFYTGLGKDIDVSPDDQTITFSYYVDGDEAIYTANLDGSELTKVSGKENGRFRNPKFSQDGEQLLFLSEELDGAQSLMVMNKDGSHQKRVTDDSLHVTDAVFSPKGDILYFTAMLSSEINKMEGETREGYDLYKINSDGTNLEQLTDQDHFTMSELSISEDGEELYYSLFQAHEEPTAFSLKDKTESPVVSVKKDIYSSVLSKDKKFLAYTAVTKKSLNSSLFKYELYLQNIETTETKRLTNLNKNIQSPVFLHHENKLAFLEYTNWPGDPENYRLMTVSFEGGDEQEISLNLPSSTDRHLAMKTVYFLLSNEVATAIYYVLFFVGLILLTHIRSGKVFRPSFISLGLSLLFFIGSFAIGALSQIHGMASGWQWWLLLCLYVHWCSYYSLML, from the coding sequence ATGAGACAAAAGTGGATTCTGATTGTGTTCACTATCATAAGTTTGCTTCTTTTAGTTGGCTCTATCTTGTTTCAATTTTTAAAAGAAGAAGATCCTTATCAATTTTATACGGGCTTAGGAAAAGATATTGATGTATCACCAGATGACCAGACCATCACATTTTCATATTATGTAGATGGAGATGAAGCGATTTATACGGCAAATCTTGATGGCTCAGAGCTTACCAAAGTTAGTGGCAAAGAAAATGGGAGATTCCGGAACCCAAAGTTTTCTCAAGATGGAGAACAGCTTTTGTTTCTTTCTGAAGAATTAGATGGTGCGCAAAGTCTAATGGTGATGAATAAAGATGGAAGTCATCAAAAACGAGTAACGGATGATTCCTTACATGTAACAGATGCTGTTTTTTCCCCTAAAGGTGACATTTTGTATTTTACGGCTATGCTTTCATCTGAAATCAACAAGATGGAAGGAGAAACAAGGGAAGGGTATGATCTTTACAAAATTAATAGCGATGGAACAAATCTAGAACAATTAACAGATCAAGATCATTTTACGATGAGTGAACTTTCAATTTCTGAAGATGGTGAAGAGCTATATTATAGCTTATTTCAAGCACATGAAGAGCCTACTGCTTTTTCTCTAAAAGACAAAACAGAATCACCTGTTGTTTCAGTCAAAAAAGATATCTATTCTTCTGTGTTATCTAAGGATAAGAAATTTCTAGCTTACACGGCAGTGACAAAAAAATCATTAAATAGCAGCTTATTTAAATATGAACTATATCTTCAAAATATAGAAACAACTGAAACAAAACGATTAACAAATCTAAACAAAAATATACAATCACCTGTTTTTTTACATCATGAAAACAAGTTAGCGTTTCTAGAGTATACAAATTGGCCTGGTGATCCAGAGAACTATCGACTCATGACTGTCTCATTTGAAGGTGGAGATGAGCAAGAAATTAGCTTAAATCTACCTTCGTCAACTGACCGCCATTTGGCAATGAAAACCGTGTACTTCCTATTATCAAACGAAGTAGCAACAGCGATTTATTATGTTCTGTTTTTTGTAGGGTTGATATTATTAACTCACATTAGATCAGGTAAAGTATTTCGACCTTCATTTATTAGCCTTGGTCTTTCTCTACTCTTTTTTATTGGCAGCTTTGCGATTGGGGCTTTATCACAAATCCATGGTATGGCATCTGGCTGGCAATGGTGGCTGTTGCTATGTTTATATGTTCACTGGTGCTCGTATTATTCTCTTATGTTGTGA
- a CDS encoding general stress protein, with the protein MKTYIVENGVQASEKILTLQAEGYEKEHIYLFAHDENRSKHLTEHTNTKGIGLKEEGIFDKMANIFVSRGEQIRTRMTSLGLSQHKAMELEEELDEGKVVIVAQ; encoded by the coding sequence ATGAAAACATATATCGTTGAAAATGGTGTACAAGCTTCTGAGAAAATTCTTACTTTACAAGCAGAAGGTTATGAAAAGGAGCACATCTATTTATTTGCACATGATGAAAATCGCTCCAAGCATTTAACAGAACATACAAATACTAAAGGTATTGGATTAAAAGAAGAAGGTATCTTTGATAAAATGGCAAATATTTTTGTATCCCGTGGAGAGCAGATTCGCACCCGCATGACCTCCCTAGGTCTTTCACAACATAAAGCGATGGAGTTAGAAGAAGAGCTCGATGAAGGAAAAGTCGTCATTGTGGCACAGTGA
- a CDS encoding uracil-DNA glycosylase — MKLQVDKSWDSVLGEQLQSDYFKELLEFLREEYEQQTIFPERENIFRALNETPYDKVKAVIIGQDPYHGEGQAQGLSFSVQPGVKLPPSLRNIYMELQDDINCPLPENGSLVKWAKEGVLLLNTVLTVRKGEPASHAKKGWEMFTDEIIKKLDQKHQPIVFILWGKHAQQKKQLIDSSKHFVIESAHPSPFSARKGFFGSKPFSKTNEYLRNQNIKEIDWSL, encoded by the coding sequence ATGAAATTACAAGTGGATAAAAGCTGGGACAGCGTGTTAGGTGAACAGTTACAGTCTGATTATTTTAAGGAGCTATTAGAATTTTTACGTGAAGAATATGAACAACAAACCATTTTTCCTGAACGTGAAAATATCTTTCGTGCGTTGAACGAAACTCCTTATGATAAGGTAAAAGCCGTGATTATTGGACAAGACCCGTATCATGGAGAAGGACAGGCGCAAGGCTTAAGTTTTTCAGTCCAGCCAGGTGTCAAGCTGCCTCCTTCTTTACGAAATATCTACATGGAGCTTCAAGATGACATAAATTGTCCGTTACCGGAAAACGGCTCATTAGTAAAATGGGCGAAGGAAGGTGTCCTCCTTTTAAACACCGTATTAACTGTAAGAAAAGGAGAACCAGCTTCACATGCAAAAAAAGGATGGGAAATGTTCACTGATGAAATCATCAAAAAACTAGATCAAAAACATCAACCAATTGTCTTTATTCTGTGGGGAAAACATGCCCAACAAAAAAAGCAACTTATCGATTCTTCCAAGCACTTCGTTATCGAAAGCGCCCATCCTAGCCCATTTTCTGCCCGAAAAGGCTTTTTTGGAAGTAAACCATTTTCTAAAACAAATGAATACCTACGTAATCAAAATATAAAAGAGATTGATTGGTCTTTATAG
- a CDS encoding galactokinase, with protein sequence MIEQLKNQFNEIFQQNQPTRSFFAPGRVNLIGEHTDYNGGHVFPCALTFGTYAVVALRNDQRIRMYSSNFPDIGIVTLSTEDSLQLQKEHDWANYPKGVMKEFIDKGVVINKGFDILFYGNIPNGAGLSSSASIELVTAVTIQALFETNFNRIELVQMSQHAENEFIGVSCGIMDQFAIGMGKEDHAILLNCQTLDYQYSPVVLENASLVIANTNKRRALADSKYNERRSECERALSQLQKELSIQSLGDLTPEQFESYRHLIQNSMDQKRAKHAVYENARTIQAVEKLKQGDIESFGQLMCDSHTSLRDDYEVTGFELDTLVEAAMDQDGVIGSRMTGAGFGGCTVSIVANDKIDEFINEVGKSYTEKTGLIADFYVANVGDGAKEIL encoded by the coding sequence ATGATCGAACAATTAAAAAATCAATTTAACGAGATTTTTCAACAGAATCAGCCTACTAGATCTTTTTTTGCACCAGGGCGTGTGAATTTGATCGGTGAACATACAGATTACAATGGCGGACACGTATTTCCTTGTGCGTTAACCTTTGGTACATACGCGGTTGTAGCACTTAGAAATGATCAAAGAATTCGTATGTATTCTAGCAACTTTCCTGATATCGGAATTGTAACTCTATCAACGGAAGATTCATTGCAACTTCAAAAAGAACATGATTGGGCGAACTATCCTAAAGGAGTTATGAAGGAATTTATTGATAAAGGTGTAGTAATAAATAAAGGCTTTGATATCCTATTTTATGGTAATATTCCAAATGGAGCAGGTTTATCTTCTTCTGCATCAATCGAACTCGTAACCGCAGTCACGATTCAAGCATTGTTTGAGACGAATTTTAATCGAATTGAATTGGTGCAAATGAGTCAGCATGCTGAGAATGAGTTTATTGGTGTGAGCTGTGGAATTATGGATCAGTTTGCGATTGGAATGGGAAAAGAAGATCATGCGATTTTGCTAAACTGTCAAACTCTTGATTATCAATATAGTCCAGTTGTATTAGAAAATGCCTCTTTAGTTATTGCAAACACGAACAAACGCAGAGCTCTCGCGGATTCAAAGTACAATGAAAGACGCTCTGAATGTGAACGTGCCCTTAGTCAATTGCAAAAAGAGCTTTCCATTCAATCTCTCGGAGATCTTACACCAGAACAATTTGAGAGTTACCGTCATTTAATCCAAAATAGCATGGATCAAAAACGCGCCAAGCATGCAGTCTATGAAAATGCTCGAACGATTCAAGCGGTAGAAAAGCTTAAGCAAGGTGATATTGAGAGCTTTGGACAACTAATGTGTGATTCTCATACATCATTGCGAGATGATTATGAAGTAACAGGCTTTGAATTAGATACATTAGTAGAAGCTGCTATGGATCAAGATGGTGTTATAGGATCAAGAATGACTGGAGCCGGCTTTGGCGGTTGTACAGTTTCAATCGTAGCAAATGATAAAATTGATGAATTTATTAATGAAGTAGGGAAGAGCTACACAGAAAAAACAGGGTTAATAGCTGACTTTTACGTAGCAAATGTAGGAGACGGAGCAAAGGAAATTTTATAA
- a CDS encoding phosphotransferase: protein MDIQQIIQELQKHQLLPGKVEYKPLTGGTVSRLYLVNNELVVKCNQPVTLEMESIFLEMYKEIECLPKIYYVNDDFHFIVYSFIPGITDYKGINKSMLLETLIKEVINHYKQLSEKSNSWGWADETSSTWREFLLDRVQQSKILIESQLPEEDHMLVQKILKDNKRYEQWKHPYLLHGDCGVHNFVVNNGKLSGIIDPAPVWGIPLYDVIYAFCSSPEDLTVEVLHTAVSELKMSGKVTTEFLNQEIIIGLYIRLGNCMKHHPHELDQYLHAWKYWKKQL from the coding sequence ATGGACATTCAACAAATCATACAAGAATTACAGAAACATCAATTACTGCCGGGGAAAGTAGAGTACAAACCACTAACTGGTGGGACAGTAAGTCGTTTATACCTTGTTAATAATGAGTTAGTAGTTAAGTGTAATCAACCAGTGACTCTGGAAATGGAATCAATCTTTTTGGAGATGTATAAAGAAATTGAATGCTTGCCAAAGATTTATTATGTTAACGATGATTTTCATTTTATTGTATATTCTTTTATCCCAGGTATAACAGATTATAAGGGAATCAATAAATCCATGCTGTTAGAAACACTGATCAAAGAGGTAATCAATCATTACAAACAACTCTCAGAAAAAAGTAATAGTTGGGGTTGGGCAGATGAGACGTCAAGCACATGGCGGGAGTTTCTCTTAGACAGAGTTCAACAGTCAAAAATCCTAATAGAGTCTCAACTTCCAGAAGAGGACCACATGCTTGTGCAAAAGATTTTAAAAGATAACAAGCGTTATGAACAATGGAAGCATCCTTACTTGCTACATGGAGATTGTGGTGTCCATAATTTTGTCGTGAATAATGGCAAGCTTTCAGGCATTATTGATCCAGCACCTGTGTGGGGAATACCGCTATATGATGTTATATATGCCTTTTGTTCATCACCCGAAGATTTAACGGTAGAAGTCTTACATACTGCTGTATCAGAATTGAAGATGAGTGGAAAGGTAACTACTGAATTTTTAAATCAAGAAATCATCATCGGATTATATATAAGACTAGGCAATTGCATGAAGCATCATCCTCATGAGCTTGATCAATATTTACATGCATGGAAATATTGGAAGAAACAGCTTTAA
- the gerQ gene encoding spore coat protein GerQ — MTKRFQQPQQPYGYDAATGVQPGQQMPMQMQMQQTGFPPSATYFPGQVGQVPQFPQQQQPGVAQYIPGMLPLEQSYIENILRLNRGKIATVYMTFENNREWNAKIFKGVIEAAGRDHLILSDPQTGMRYLLLMVYLDYVTFDEELTYDPQYALASVQPR; from the coding sequence ATGACTAAAAGATTTCAACAACCTCAACAACCTTATGGATATGACGCAGCAACTGGTGTTCAACCAGGACAACAAATGCCGATGCAAATGCAAATGCAGCAAACAGGATTTCCACCTTCTGCTACATATTTTCCAGGTCAAGTTGGGCAAGTACCACAATTTCCACAGCAGCAACAACCTGGTGTAGCACAGTATATTCCAGGCATGCTACCTTTAGAGCAGTCTTATATTGAAAATATCCTTCGTTTAAATCGTGGAAAAATCGCTACTGTTTATATGACTTTTGAAAACAATCGTGAGTGGAATGCGAAAATTTTCAAAGGTGTTATTGAAGCAGCAGGGCGTGATCACCTTATTTTAAGTGATCCACAAACTGGTATGCGTTATTTACTTCTTATGGTTTACTTAGATTATGTAACATTTGATGAAGAGCTTACTTATGATCCACAATATGCATTAGCATCTGTTCAACCAAGATAA
- a CDS encoding DUF423 domain-containing protein: protein MKLFLLLGAINAFLAVALGAFGAHGLEGKIPEKYIKSWQTGVQYQMFHAGGLFVIAFLVDKFTNIGIFTTAGWLFLIGIILFSGSLYVLSVTQISILGAITPLGGLAFLAGWLLLGYAAIRYL from the coding sequence ATGAAGCTTTTTCTTCTTTTAGGAGCAATAAACGCATTTTTAGCGGTAGCATTAGGTGCCTTTGGAGCACATGGTCTAGAAGGAAAAATTCCTGAAAAATACATAAAATCATGGCAAACTGGTGTGCAATATCAAATGTTCCATGCCGGGGGATTGTTTGTCATTGCTTTTCTAGTGGATAAGTTCACCAATATCGGAATATTCACAACGGCCGGATGGTTATTTTTAATTGGTATTATTCTTTTCTCAGGAAGCTTGTATGTATTAAGTGTGACACAAATTAGCATATTAGGAGCAATCACTCCATTAGGAGGCTTAGCTTTCTTAGCAGGCTGGCTGCTTTTAGGATATGCGGCAATCAGATATTTATAA
- a CDS encoding glycosyltransferase family 2 protein, translated as MKISIVIVTYNRLAELSELLESITRQTVLPHEVIIVNDAGESIEPLVSLYSELSIKAVELTENVKHVRARNIGIEHVTGDAIMLCDDDDFITETHLEQALLGLQNADFVYFDAEIVSFEKRGNTRYPFKRQLFAYQYDLAEMKKFSTYVPSGSMYKKELHDKIGLFDPDVHNYWDWDFFLRAAEACSVKRIPMASVIYAFSEDGTNQSADLGLKRKMYLDRLCEKHQLGSLPTKNFFVLLEEPEMKKREAETKRVWNGKPVFTRYSQQEESNEITSG; from the coding sequence ATGAAAATATCAATTGTGATTGTGACATATAATCGACTGGCAGAACTTTCAGAGCTTCTTGAATCAATTACTCGACAAACTGTACTTCCACATGAAGTTATTATTGTGAATGATGCGGGTGAAAGCATTGAACCACTAGTTTCTTTATATAGTGAATTATCAATTAAGGCTGTTGAGTTAACGGAAAATGTTAAGCATGTTCGTGCAAGAAATATCGGAATAGAGCATGTAACGGGTGATGCTATCATGCTTTGTGATGATGATGATTTTATAACGGAGACTCATTTGGAGCAGGCATTATTAGGGCTACAAAATGCTGATTTTGTTTATTTTGATGCAGAGATTGTTTCATTTGAAAAAAGAGGAAACACCCGTTATCCGTTTAAACGACAGCTTTTTGCTTATCAATATGATTTAGCAGAAATGAAGAAGTTTTCAACATATGTGCCTTCAGGAAGTATGTATAAAAAAGAGCTTCATGATAAAATTGGCTTATTTGATCCTGATGTTCATAATTACTGGGATTGGGACTTTTTCTTAAGAGCGGCAGAGGCTTGCTCAGTGAAAAGAATACCAATGGCTAGTGTTATCTATGCATTTTCAGAAGATGGGACAAATCAGTCTGCTGATTTAGGCCTAAAACGCAAAATGTATTTAGATCGTTTATGTGAGAAGCATCAATTAGGAAGTTTACCAACGAAAAACTTCTTTGTGCTTCTAGAAGAACCAGAAATGAAAAAACGCGAAGCAGAAACAAAACGGGTATGGAATGGAAAACCAGTTTTCACACGCTATAGTCAACAGGAGGAGAGCAATGAAATTACAAGTGGATAA
- a CDS encoding GNAT family N-acetyltransferase has protein sequence MITITLEEVTKDKMKKVQEIVLSNKIYNVLENGRETRSMKEMKEEFLNPATYSYFIKADQDYIGLIDYLPENPKDHYPWLGLLMVHEQWKGKGFGKRAYHLFEESIKNSGKQAIRLGVLTDNKDAKVFWESLGFIYYETKPFKEGREVDCYEKKLKK, from the coding sequence ATGATTACAATTACTTTAGAAGAAGTAACAAAGGATAAAATGAAAAAGGTGCAAGAAATTGTCCTCTCGAACAAAATCTACAATGTTTTAGAAAATGGAAGGGAAACTCGATCAATGAAAGAAATGAAGGAAGAGTTTCTGAATCCGGCTACATATAGCTATTTTATAAAAGCTGATCAAGACTACATCGGTTTGATCGACTATTTACCAGAAAACCCGAAGGACCACTATCCTTGGCTGGGATTGCTTATGGTTCATGAACAATGGAAAGGAAAGGGCTTTGGAAAAAGAGCTTATCACCTTTTTGAGGAAAGTATAAAAAATTCCGGAAAGCAGGCAATCAGACTAGGAGTTTTAACAGACAATAAGGATGCAAAGGTCTTTTGGGAATCATTAGGATTTATCTATTATGAGACGAAGCCGTTTAAAGAAGGAAGAGAAGTAGATTGCTATGAGAAAAAATTAAAAAAATGA
- a CDS encoding SDR family oxidoreductase, with amino-acid sequence MKPYPVYPYYSKKQKVKEQPIAFPPQHQDRHPGFEYEMNPNPISEWEGYKGSGKLKNKVAIITGGDSGIGRAVAYAFVKEGAAVVIPYLNEHRDAQITKQRIEQLGGRCLLYAGDLGQERTAYEVVRQTIQTFGRLDIVVNNHGIQIVQDSILNISAEQLEATFRTNIFAFFYMVKASLPYLNNGSSIINTTSITAYQGHKTLIDYSATKGAITTFTRSLSLSLVDKGIRVNGVAPGPIWTPLIPSSFSAEKVATFGTDTEMKRAGQPFELAPTYVYLASDDSRYVTGQVLHVNGGDFRTS; translated from the coding sequence ATGAAACCGTATCCTGTCTATCCATATTATTCAAAAAAGCAAAAGGTGAAGGAGCAGCCGATTGCTTTTCCACCTCAGCACCAAGACCGTCATCCTGGTTTTGAATATGAAATGAACCCAAATCCTATTTCTGAATGGGAGGGGTATAAAGGTAGCGGAAAGCTAAAAAACAAGGTGGCTATCATTACTGGTGGAGATAGTGGCATAGGAAGAGCTGTTGCCTATGCGTTTGTAAAAGAAGGGGCAGCTGTTGTGATTCCGTATTTAAATGAACACCGTGATGCCCAAATAACAAAGCAAAGAATCGAACAGCTAGGAGGGAGATGTCTTCTTTACGCAGGAGATTTAGGCCAGGAACGAACAGCCTACGAGGTTGTAAGGCAAACGATTCAGACATTTGGAAGACTAGACATCGTTGTGAATAACCATGGTATTCAAATTGTTCAGGACAGCATTTTAAATATCTCTGCTGAGCAGCTAGAAGCTACGTTCCGAACAAACATATTTGCTTTCTTCTATATGGTGAAAGCAAGCTTACCATACTTAAACAATGGAAGTTCAATTATTAACACTACGTCAATCACAGCTTACCAAGGACATAAAACATTAATCGATTACTCAGCAACTAAAGGGGCGATTACAACATTTACACGATCACTTTCCTTATCACTTGTGGATAAAGGAATACGGGTAAACGGTGTAGCACCAGGACCAATTTGGACTCCACTGATTCCTTCGAGCTTTTCTGCTGAAAAGGTTGCAACATTCGGAACTGACACAGAAATGAAGCGAGCAGGTCAACCGTTTGAGCTTGCCCCAACGTATGTGTATCTTGCTTCTGATGATTCTAGGTATGTGACAGGGCAAGTACTTCATGTAAATGGAGGAGATTTTAGAACATCATAA